TCAAAACTCTTGAGCGAAAGGGGGAGCTCactcattgttttgaataactaGCGAAACGTGTTTACCATTTAAAAGAGCGAAAAAATCGCTCGATTTTtcgttcatttatataaatttgggttactttttcagttttctgcatcttatgagataacatcaaaaaatttcagagttagagaataattttaaagattacaagaaaatacggttaaagttatgtctcaagataagctggaatatatttttctatgctGTATCTGTGGTTCTCTGCTCTCGGTTGACAAGTTTGCTTCTCATGTAGCTGGTCACTCTATGAAGACTCCGACATCAGTTCACTCAGAGACACTTCCATCTCCTTCTTGTATGGAAATTACTTTGGAAGATAAGTCTTacttttctgtaaaataattttcccatctgaaataagattttctaatatttttatcttaaaaatttatgtaaaatctAAAAATCTCACTCAAGCCcaagttaaaaaaacttgagaacccCGTGTTTAACCTCAAACTAATTACCAGACTTAACTGGAGGAAATTGTACGATATCTTGTAATTACATGTCACCTAAGACAGTAGTTCTCAAAAATTTTGTGCCCAATGCacccaaaagacaaataaatatttgttgacatacttattatatttaaaccaatcatattgattattataaactattgaACATGATGTTTGGTTCTCATAAATCGTATTGCACACTTGAACTTGTCTCATGAAACACTGTTTGGGAACCACTACCCATTAGCACTTAATATTATCTGATTTGCTTATGACTATTTTAATTCTTTCAACTTAATAAATGTTCTtaatagtaatttgaatatttgggaTAATTTCCGTTAGATTTAATTTAAGCACGACTGTTCCTTTAtgatttatacatacattcgtctgaataatagataataattaaatttatttattatcgttttaagggtagaaaatattttacaaaacggATATCAGAATCAAGTCTAATTCATATAAGCCTCATGGTTTTTAAGACATATTTTCCAAGAGCACCCTAACACATCCTTGGTCATTgcgaaaagaagaaaagtaacTACACAATTTATGCATTAAAATGAGTATGAACTGCATGTTTTCACTTCCCAGTCATTTTGTAGTTATTTGAGGGAGGTGTAACTTCGAAGAAAACTCTAATTTGTACTGCGACTCTAACAATTTAGTATCTAGCTAAATATCAATgctagtaaaatatttttttatctgaatcCTCCATTCACGGCGTGCTATAAAAACATTACTGTCAGCTGTTTGTTTGTATCCTTAGATCTATTTCCTAttcttgattttaaatatatacattaattcaTAGTGATACATACATCATCGAGCGGTTTATAAGGGAAATGTGAGTAAAAAGTTAGATGGATTATccattaattgtacaaatatcatatctttatttattattttattcatagaatACAGTTGATTAAGGctcttatttttgtacataacaATCCCTACCATTAGAATCAGTTTTTGAAACAAccttacaaaatcattttttaacaacttaCACAAGCTGTAATAGAGTGATATTATGAATTGTTgagttttactaaattttgcAACAAATGTATGGCTACGCTTTTAATGAAAGATGACATTAATACAGAAGACTTAGTTAATGCATATGTTAAGTTTTGTAGTCCAGTGACGTCACCAGATACATTTAAGTCGACTGGCCAGGTAATATTTACagataatagatatatattttatcaaggaAAACTAAAGAGGTTGTAGTCCttgattttcacaattttatgacaaagataagaagtattaaattaattatgagattgacattttataatgaatactataaagatattttgatttGCTTGCCTTAATCGTcgttgcattaaaaaaatctcttgaGAGTTTTTTGAGCTCTTAAGttgagataaatatttttttttctccatcattatttaggactaaataatcttattttaatatctttatattatcaatgtaatatttatattaattaggtgaaaattattcataatcataaaattaaatacttattttattatttcagttcAGAATGGAGTCTGTAACGGGAGAGTGTGCAAAAGATTTTAGGGATGCAATTCTTGCATACCATTTCGAAGAATTAAGTTTTGCTGAGGCATCAAGGATATATTCAGTTACACAATATAGATTAaagaaagctataaaaaaactatatagtaTAAATGAACAACGGAAGGAAATGAATCGAAGCCCCTTGATTGAGAATTGCGATAGAAGACAAGTTTCACGCTGGGCAACCAAATATGCTAGATATAAGAGTGAATCCAGGAGTTCTTGTTCtccttatgaaataaaatatgcaattcAAGGCTTGGTTACTGGAGAGGTAACAGAAGATGAAGCCATTCTAGAATATGGGCTAAATAAAGTTTCTTATTGGCCCACAATAAATATGATCCTTTCTAGATTCAAAATTGATTCATTGACTAAAGCTCGTCGGCTTTACAAGCAGAATGAACTatctttgaaagaaataaatgatGCAATTGACCTATGTGAATTTAAAAGTCAGAGTGATTATACAAGAATAATTTCTGATAAGGAGGCAATGATATTCGCTGAGGTCAAGTTCAATCAACTTATGCTACATCTATCTTCAACTGAgcttgatgatttttttaaatcttttgaacaTGTTACGAAAATTATGACATCTAAATCAAGTgacgaatatatttttcaactacTCCATGACCTTGACTTAAAAGTTAATCTAACTAAGTCTTCTTCAACTACAGAGctgaattcaaatttttctcaaGTTTGTTCTGTATCCCATCCGAATTGCATTAGCAAAAAGAAAATTGCGAAATATTTTAAGGAACTTGTCAGCCTTTCCACAGAGAGAGGCAATGATATGAATCTTGACTCTTCTAAAAAggacattgaaataaaaaaaattaaggaagattgtattttagaagaaaaatgtgTGTCAGATGAAAATGAGAAGTGGGAAATAGCCTTGGAGATTGCTAATAGAGAGCTAGAACTAGAAGAGTGTTTTCAAAGGATAATTGAAAACCTAACTAATTCTTCAGATCCTATTGAGTCTGCTTTACAACGAAATCAATTGAACGATTTGAAGTTTGCCAGTCAGTATTTAAGTTCTTCTTTAGTCGGTCTAGAGGATCAAGAAAAAGAGTTATATGTGACTTATTTGACAAACCACGATGCTATTAAGTCTATTCCGAGAAATGGTGTTTTTCAAGGTGATAAGATGGATTGGCTTTCCTAAAAAAGTGCTGAAGATAACgtttgttctatttttatttacttgaacTTGTAaccaaattgttttttgtagtatacatcccaatatttcattttaaagcaATTACTTACATTTCATTGATATCATAAGGTGCtttgaaaactttgaataagttttaaaaattacacgATTATTTACTTCTTGAAGAGAAATCAATTATGAATACTTTATAGCGTATGCCACTATATACATACCCTCAatactttcttattttataaaattattttgaaggcCTCTGCATTCaataactacataaataattccacaattattatacattcattgaatctattattcaaatattgtacatatatttataataattacgtaaaTATTTAGCAAAtccatgtattttatatttgacaatgaaAACATCATTTCATCCAAACGATCTTTAAATTGTTATACTTTTGGAATCATTTACATATGGCAGAATTACATACATACccgtattttttcaacaacataaaaatatcttgaataTCTGACATCAGAGAAGGTTTCTagtcaaaactatttataaaactaaattcaTGATCACTCGACGACTGTTAATTTCAATGTAGCTTGTTCACAATAAGTAGAATGTATTAGTGCCCTTTTAGATGAGATTAGTTAACTAAATCAAGGAAGCTGGCTTGCTGTCCAAAAAGATGATAATGttcattatttcaatttcatGATTATGGTAGATGgtgttaagtttttttcttgagTTCAGTATAAAAAAGTTCGTGTATGCGAATATGTTTCATGCAATCATTAATCAATAGctcaatttacttatttattttcaatcaaatcaatgtatattttgtagttAATTACAGGAGTAATAGCAACAGATGAATAAAAACATCTATTAAATagtatatcatatatttaagcaatcagataatattttatagaaccaCGTGATCAATCATCacattttaatttcaacaataatggtaaaaaacacacacaaacgacgggaatatgttctaatttgcacGTACAAGTGAATATGCATACGCGTGCCAGAAGTGGCACACGTGCCATAGGTAGCCGACCCCtcgtatataatataagaattttATAGGCGACCAGAAAACAATGCCTTTTGTCAATTCTGCTTATATTATTTCATGTCATTTTTTCGTCagtattttattcttaagaTAACTACAGCATAGGTTCTGGTTCTATACATTAcaaattattgcaatatatatattttatttgtcactGGATTTGTATATTTCAAGAGGGAGATAATAAATTGCCAAAAAACGGGGctccattataattatttttcaattcggGACATTTTTCTACAACTTTAAAATATCAGAGATGAactaaaacatacatatatattcgcTTAGCCAGTgactcttttaataaattcataaacgGAACATGTAAAAGTTTGGTGTCACTCAACTTTTCCTCATTTCTTTCAACTTCATTTGGTGCCCTTGATAGGTCAATAAATACCCAAAATATCGGAGCAGCAaccataataataaagttatctGCAACCTCTTACTTCCTGTCATTATTAACAACTTATCAAATTTGAATCATCATTGACTAACTAATCCTCATCCACGAGGTGGAATCAAGTGTTTGATTCCCTTCTGTTCATGTTTCTGTCTTGTTGCCAAAATTCTGATAGTAATTCATCCTCTGCTATGCTTCAAATCGAACTTAAGCACGGTAAGTCCTGGTTCTGTCATTTTTATGggttgaataatatattattattgaatattaataataatgaatcttTTCGGTGAAGGAGGATTCCTTCTTCTTTATTGGAGTCATTCTCTATTGTTGAGCGGATCTTTGTGATGTGTTTTTGCGGGATCATTTAATGGCTCGGTAATGATTTTgttccttattttatatttaaatttaattcatttttttgcaactcATTTAATGATGACTTGAGTAAAGTAACGTTGTCTTATACGTCATCGTAATAGagttgaaactattttttcacaactttttaaattacttttcatttaatttttttggtaaaatgttaaaaaaaataaaataattaaatttgttattttatgttcGTATcggaaatgtataaaaattcagtgtgttgattaaattaataatatgttattaaataagtaCAAAGAAAGAGCCTATAGAACCTTTTCAGCTTGTAACTGTTTCAATTGCCCTCATCATGTTGAAGAACATTTTGAGGACTCACTGGGTAATAATacgtaaaaaatatcataaccTTACACAATTAACAAATGATTTTCTGCTTTTCAGGTACTACGAAATATCCCCTTGAAGTAAGTCCAGATTATCAACTCTGTGATTTAAAGGAGGAAGCACAACGACTTACCGGAGTACCTGTTGCACAGCAAAAACTTATTCTCAATGGACAAACCCTTGTGGCGGATCCGGATTATGAGAATAAAACCTTGAAAGAGTATAGTCTCCGAAATGGTAGTCGAGTCATGATCCTTGGAAAACGATTCGATGCCTCAAAGGATCCCAATTTGGCAGATATCCTTCAAATCGAAAAGAGTGTGAATGCTTTAGAAAAGGATTTTGGTATAATTCGAGGTCAAATCATTCAAGCTTCCTCTGGAAAAGGGATTAACGTTGATCCCAAGTATTTAAATAAGGAGTCTAAGGCCTATAGTGAGCAACTCATGAGGCTTATTGAAGAATTGGATTCTATTAAACTGGAGCCACATCAAGCAGAGGCCAAGGCTAAGAGAAAAGCAGTTGCTACTTGTATTAATGTTAAGCTAGATGAGGTTGAGTccctctttgaaaaaattaatcaaatccaataaatacatatttcaaatccCTGCATATCCTGTCTTAGAAAGTAACTCGAAACTGCACAATATGTAACCGTATTTTTAGtagctataatttatttatgtatgatattaatgacaaataattttacGTTGGCCtttatttgatgtttaaaaGTATTCCATTTTAGATAATATCAACAGTCCAATATATGATATAACAAATGGTCaacattagtattttttatttaccttttgtttttgtttttttcttcaaatatcatttcttttaccttattttttctaactttcattaaaatcaagtaaatttttgttttacttgtACAAGCTTTATCTATTAACAGtatctaatttttatatgaagaaatattgagctttcatttttcgaaaaacagacaaagaaacaaaataaatttggatttatttttcttcataggCATAAACCCTCCCGAACCTCAATTTGTAGGTACAATATTAatcaacataattattataaaaactatgatACATTTAGACATATAAGAGCTTGTCTTTCCCTCTTACCTATTCTTCTATTTCAT
The genomic region above belongs to Lepeophtheirus salmonis chromosome 8, UVic_Lsal_1.4, whole genome shotgun sequence and contains:
- the LOC121122715 gene encoding uncharacterized protein isoform X2, coding for MYKFRMESVTGECAKDFRDAILAYHFEELSFAEASRIYSVTQYRLKKAIKKLYSINEQRKEMNRSPLIENCDRRQVSRWATKYARYKSESRSSCSPYEIKYAIQGLVTGEVTEDEAILEYGLNKVSYWPTINMILSRFKIDSLTKARRLYKQNELSLKEINDAIDLCEFKSQSDYTRIISDKEAMIFAEVKFNQLMLHLSSTELDDFFKSFEHVTKIMTSKSSDEYIFQLLHDLDLKVNLTKSSSTTELNSNFSQVCSVSHPNCISKKKIAKYFKELVSLSTERGNDMNLDSSKKDIEIKKIKEDCILEEKCVSDENEKWEIALEIANRELELEECFQRIIENLTNSSDPIESALQRNQLNDLKFASQYLSSSLVGLEDQEKELYVTYLTNHDAIKSIPRNGVFQGDKMDWLS
- the LOC121122715 gene encoding uncharacterized protein isoform X3, which encodes MESVTGECAKDFRDAILAYHFEELSFAEASRIYSVTQYRLKKAIKKLYSINEQRKEMNRSPLIENCDRRQVSRWATKYARYKSESRSSCSPYEIKYAIQGLVTGEVTEDEAILEYGLNKVSYWPTINMILSRFKIDSLTKARRLYKQNELSLKEINDAIDLCEFKSQSDYTRIISDKEAMIFAEVKFNQLMLHLSSTELDDFFKSFEHVTKIMTSKSSDEYIFQLLHDLDLKVNLTKSSSTTELNSNFSQVCSVSHPNCISKKKIAKYFKELVSLSTERGNDMNLDSSKKDIEIKKIKEDCILEEKCVSDENEKWEIALEIANRELELEECFQRIIENLTNSSDPIESALQRNQLNDLKFASQYLSSSLVGLEDQEKELYVTYLTNHDAIKSIPRNGVFQGDKMDWLS
- the LOC121122715 gene encoding uncharacterized protein isoform X1, translated to MATLLMKDDINTEDLVNAYVKFCSPVTSPDTFKSTGQFRMESVTGECAKDFRDAILAYHFEELSFAEASRIYSVTQYRLKKAIKKLYSINEQRKEMNRSPLIENCDRRQVSRWATKYARYKSESRSSCSPYEIKYAIQGLVTGEVTEDEAILEYGLNKVSYWPTINMILSRFKIDSLTKARRLYKQNELSLKEINDAIDLCEFKSQSDYTRIISDKEAMIFAEVKFNQLMLHLSSTELDDFFKSFEHVTKIMTSKSSDEYIFQLLHDLDLKVNLTKSSSTTELNSNFSQVCSVSHPNCISKKKIAKYFKELVSLSTERGNDMNLDSSKKDIEIKKIKEDCILEEKCVSDENEKWEIALEIANRELELEECFQRIIENLTNSSDPIESALQRNQLNDLKFASQYLSSSLVGLEDQEKELYVTYLTNHDAIKSIPRNGVFQGDKMDWLS
- the LOC121122716 gene encoding BAG family molecular chaperone regulator 1 isoform X1, with protein sequence MLLNKYKERAYRTFSACNCFNCPHHVEEHFEDSLGTTKYPLEVSPDYQLCDLKEEAQRLTGVPVAQQKLILNGQTLVADPDYENKTLKEYSLRNGSRVMILGKRFDASKDPNLADILQIEKSVNALEKDFGIIRGQIIQASSGKGINVDPKYLNKESKAYSEQLMRLIEELDSIKLEPHQAEAKAKRKAVATCINVKLDEVESLFEKINQIQ
- the LOC121122716 gene encoding BAG family molecular chaperone regulator 1 isoform X2 — encoded protein: MFLSCCQNSDSNSSSAMLQIELKHGTTKYPLEVSPDYQLCDLKEEAQRLTGVPVAQQKLILNGQTLVADPDYENKTLKEYSLRNGSRVMILGKRFDASKDPNLADILQIEKSVNALEKDFGIIRGQIIQASSGKGINVDPKYLNKESKAYSEQLMRLIEELDSIKLEPHQAEAKAKRKAVATCINVKLDEVESLFEKINQIQ